One Chroicocephalus ridibundus chromosome 21, bChrRid1.1, whole genome shotgun sequence DNA segment encodes these proteins:
- the AQP10 gene encoding aquaporin-10 isoform X3: MVTRHRCPGHTWDSGPCQASPCGVALDWFKVCVLSPTPAPGLIKSHRDKATNTLLARSCCHLCPFSAGTMGSASFLKKAQALLRVRNQLVRECLAELLSVFVLMLITLSGSAQMVTTSETKGNYLSAYLAGALAIMVAIHTGGGVSGAHLNPAYSFAVCLLEQFPWWKFPIYVAVQTLGSFIAAGAVYFLYYDAIWHYSNGTLTTSGPRETASIFATYPADYVSIANGFLDQVIGTGMLILGVLAIMDTRNKPVPKGLESVAVALLVLSIEVSMGANCGCPMNPARDFGPRLFTYVAGWGAEVFRRRATPRMSRTPWSSSAPASPRTPRCHLGRRTRG; this comes from the exons ATGGTCACAAGGCACCGCTGTCCCGGCCACACATGGGACTCTGGTCCCTGCCAGGCGTCTCCCTGCGGTGTGGCCCTGGATTGGTTTAAAGTCTGCGTGTTatcacccaccccagccccggggctcatAAAATCACACCGGGACAAAGCCACAAACACACTGCTTGCCCGTTCCTGCTGTCACCTCTGCCCGTTCTCGGCCGGCACCATGGGCTCCGCTTCTTTCTTGAAGAAGGCGCAAGCTCTGCTCCGGGTCCGGAACCAGCTGGTGCGGGAATGCCTGGCTGAGCTGCTGTCTGTCTTCGTGCTCATG CTGATCACCCTGAGCGGCTCGGCACAGATGGTCACCACCTCTGAGACCAAGGGGAACTACCTCAGCGCCTACTTGGCGGGCGCCCTGGCCATCATGGTGGCCATCCACACAGGGGGGGGAGTCTCAG GAGCCCACCTGAACCCGGCGTACTCCTTCGCCGTGTGCCTGCTGGAGCAGTTTCCCTGGTGGAAGTTTCCCATTTACGTGGCCGTGCAGACCTTGGGCTCCTTCATTGCCGCTGGAGCCGTCTACTTCCTCTACTACG ACGCCATTTGGCACTACAGCAACGGGACCCTCACCACCTCCGGCCCCCGGGAAACCGCCTCCATCTTTGCCACCTACCCTGCTGACTACGTCTCCATCGCCAACGGCTTCTTGGatcag GTGATAGGCACAGGGATGCTGATCTTGGGCGTTCTGGCCATCATGGACACCCGCAACAAGCCTGTCCCCAAGGGCCTGGAGTCAGTGGCCGTGGCCCTGCTGGTGCTCTCCATCGAGGTCTCCATGGGCGCcaactgtggctgccccatgaACCCTGCACGGGATTTCGGACCCCGGCTCTTCACTTATGTGGCGGGTTGGGGTGCGGAGGTCTTCAG GAGGAGGGCAACCCCCAGGATGAGCAGAACTCCCTGGTCCTCGTCAGCGCCAGCATCCCCTCGGACACCAAGATGTCACCTGGGAAGAAGGACGAGGGGGTGA
- the HAX1 gene encoding HCLS1-associated protein X-1 isoform X2, whose protein sequence is MEGPEPGGGLAARWQQGAGGPRAAPECEGHEGGGAEAGAAAGRGPGPGRAPRIRLPSRPRRLATPGGALRPSRGSRRFTAARPGRGGRSAMSFYDAFRGFFGFPGRRRPRDPLFGSSAWDEEEEEDDDDGPALAQPPQDFFGFGFGPGGSRGAFEELFRDVGELLGVFGGTWAGPPQTFEPALPGPGEGRPLRDSMLKHPDSPAPSVAPEGTGDPARPWRPFPGLEDAHPAPPDLKEDQDLDSQVSSAGLGTILRPHEPKSHSYFQSVSVTKVTLPDGAVEERRTVQDSQGRRETTVTRRRGDQAFITTTKEDGQSKDYREEVVNMDDRELAQFAGTWPRQDELRAPNLSDPSSALGSFFRRWFSS, encoded by the exons ATGGAGGGcccggagcccggcggcggccTGGCGGCCCGGTGGCAGCAGGGAGCGGGaggccccagggctgccccggaGTGTGAGGGGCACGAGGGTGGGGGGGccgaggcgggggcggcggcgggacgaggaccgggaccgggacgggcCCCGCGGATCCGCCTCCCTTCCAGGCCGCGGCGCCTCGCGACACCCGGCGGCGCTTTACGGCCGTCGCGCGGCTCCCGGCGCTTTACGGCAGCGCGACCTGGGCGCGGCGGGCGGAGCGCGATGAGCTTCTACGACGCGTTCCGCGGCTTCTTCGGGTTCCCGGGGCGGCGCAG GCCCCGGGACCCGCTCTTCGGCAGCTCGGCgtgggacgaggaggaggaggaggacgacgacGACGGCCCGGCCCTGGCGCAGCCCCCCCAGGACTTCTTCGGCTTCGGCTTCGGTCCCGGCGGGTCCCGCGGTGCCTTCGAGGAGCTGTTCCGGGACGTGGGCGAGCTTCTAGGCGTCTTCGGGGGGACTTGGGCCGGGCCCCCGCAGACCTtcg AgcccgccctgcccggccccggcgagGGGCGGCCCCTGCGGGACTCCATGCTGAAGCACCCAGACAGCCCCGCTCCCAGCGTGGCCCCAGAAGGCACCGGTGACCCGGCCCGGCCCTGGAGACCCTTCCCGGGG CTGGAAGACGCTCACCCGGCGCCTCCAGACCTCAAGGAAGACCAAG acctggactCCCAAGTCTCCTCTGCAGGGTTGGGGACCATCCTGAGACCCCATGAGCCCAAGTCCCACTCTTACTTCCAGAGCGTCTCTGTCACCAAAGTGACTCTCCCTGACGGG GCGGTGGAGGAGCGCCGGACCGTGCAGGACAGCCAGGGCCGCCGGGAGACAACGGTGACCCGCCGGAGGGGGGACCAGGCCTTCATCACCACCACCAAGGAGGACGGGCAGAGCAAGGACTACCGGGAGGAGGTGGTCAACATGGATGACC gggAGCTGGCGCAGTTCGCGGGCACGTGGCCACGGCAAGATGAGCTCCGCGCTCCCAACCTGAGCGACCCCTCATCCGCGCTGGGCAGCTTCTTCCGACGCTGGTTCTCAAGCTG A
- the AQP10 gene encoding aquaporin-10 isoform X1, translated as MVTRHRCPGHTWDSGPCQASPCGVALDWFKVCVLSPTPAPGLIKSHRDKATNTLLARSCCHLCPFSAGTMGSASFLKKAQALLRVRNQLVRECLAELLSVFVLMLITLSGSAQMVTTSETKGNYLSAYLAGALAIMVAIHTGGGVSGAHLNPAYSFAVCLLEQFPWWKFPIYVAVQTLGSFIAAGAVYFLYYDAIWHYSNGTLTTSGPRETASIFATYPADYVSIANGFLDQVIGTGMLILGVLAIMDTRNKPVPKGLESVAVALLVLSIEVSMGANCGCPMNPARDFGPRLFTYVAGWGAEVFSRGNGWWWVPLVAPLLGAAVGSALYQLFVAFHHPEEEGNPQDEQNSLVLVSASIPSDTKMSPGKKDEGVMLSQKK; from the exons ATGGTCACAAGGCACCGCTGTCCCGGCCACACATGGGACTCTGGTCCCTGCCAGGCGTCTCCCTGCGGTGTGGCCCTGGATTGGTTTAAAGTCTGCGTGTTatcacccaccccagccccggggctcatAAAATCACACCGGGACAAAGCCACAAACACACTGCTTGCCCGTTCCTGCTGTCACCTCTGCCCGTTCTCGGCCGGCACCATGGGCTCCGCTTCTTTCTTGAAGAAGGCGCAAGCTCTGCTCCGGGTCCGGAACCAGCTGGTGCGGGAATGCCTGGCTGAGCTGCTGTCTGTCTTCGTGCTCATG CTGATCACCCTGAGCGGCTCGGCACAGATGGTCACCACCTCTGAGACCAAGGGGAACTACCTCAGCGCCTACTTGGCGGGCGCCCTGGCCATCATGGTGGCCATCCACACAGGGGGGGGAGTCTCAG GAGCCCACCTGAACCCGGCGTACTCCTTCGCCGTGTGCCTGCTGGAGCAGTTTCCCTGGTGGAAGTTTCCCATTTACGTGGCCGTGCAGACCTTGGGCTCCTTCATTGCCGCTGGAGCCGTCTACTTCCTCTACTACG ACGCCATTTGGCACTACAGCAACGGGACCCTCACCACCTCCGGCCCCCGGGAAACCGCCTCCATCTTTGCCACCTACCCTGCTGACTACGTCTCCATCGCCAACGGCTTCTTGGatcag GTGATAGGCACAGGGATGCTGATCTTGGGCGTTCTGGCCATCATGGACACCCGCAACAAGCCTGTCCCCAAGGGCCTGGAGTCAGTGGCCGTGGCCCTGCTGGTGCTCTCCATCGAGGTCTCCATGGGCGCcaactgtggctgccccatgaACCCTGCACGGGATTTCGGACCCCGGCTCTTCACTTATGTGGCGGGTTGGGGTGCGGAGGTCTTCAG CAGGGGCaatgggtggtggtgggtgccCTTGGTGGCACCGCTGCTGGGGGCCGCCGTGGGCTCGGCCCTTTACCAGCTCTTCGTGGCTTTCCACCACCCGGAGGAGGAGGGCAACCCCCAGGATGAGCAGAACTCCCTGGTCCTCGTCAGCGCCAGCATCCCCTCGGACACCAAGATGTCACCTGGGAAGAAGGACGAGGGGGTGATGCTGTCCCAGAAGAAGTGA
- the AQP10 gene encoding aquaporin-10 isoform X2 has translation MVTRHRCPGHTWDSGPCQASPCGVALDWFKVCVLSPTPAPGLIKSHRDKATNTLLARSCCHLCPFSAGTMGSASFLKKAQALLRVRNQLVRECLAELLSVFVLMLITLSGSAQMVTTSETKGNYLSAYLAGALAIMVAIHTGGGVSGAHLNPAYSFAVCLLEQFPWWKFPIYVAVQTLGSFIAAGAVYFLYYDAIWHYSNGTLTTSGPRETASIFATYPADYVSIANGFLDQVGAGVGCTQTPPVVPIPAVLSCRAGPAGDRHRDADLGRSGHHGHPQQACPQGPGVSGRGPAGALHRGLHGRQLWLPHEPCTGFRTPALHLCGGLGCGGLQEEGNPQDEQNSLVLVSASIPSDTKMSPGKKDEGVMLSQKK, from the exons ATGGTCACAAGGCACCGCTGTCCCGGCCACACATGGGACTCTGGTCCCTGCCAGGCGTCTCCCTGCGGTGTGGCCCTGGATTGGTTTAAAGTCTGCGTGTTatcacccaccccagccccggggctcatAAAATCACACCGGGACAAAGCCACAAACACACTGCTTGCCCGTTCCTGCTGTCACCTCTGCCCGTTCTCGGCCGGCACCATGGGCTCCGCTTCTTTCTTGAAGAAGGCGCAAGCTCTGCTCCGGGTCCGGAACCAGCTGGTGCGGGAATGCCTGGCTGAGCTGCTGTCTGTCTTCGTGCTCATG CTGATCACCCTGAGCGGCTCGGCACAGATGGTCACCACCTCTGAGACCAAGGGGAACTACCTCAGCGCCTACTTGGCGGGCGCCCTGGCCATCATGGTGGCCATCCACACAGGGGGGGGAGTCTCAG GAGCCCACCTGAACCCGGCGTACTCCTTCGCCGTGTGCCTGCTGGAGCAGTTTCCCTGGTGGAAGTTTCCCATTTACGTGGCCGTGCAGACCTTGGGCTCCTTCATTGCCGCTGGAGCCGTCTACTTCCTCTACTACG ACGCCATTTGGCACTACAGCAACGGGACCCTCACCACCTCCGGCCCCCGGGAAACCGCCTCCATCTTTGCCACCTACCCTGCTGACTACGTCTCCATCGCCAACGGCTTCTTGGatcaggtgggtgccggtgtcggcTGCACCCAGACCCCTCCGGTGGTGCCGATCCCCGCGGTGCTGAGCTGCCGTGCCGGCCCCGCAGGTGATAGGCACAGGGATGCTGATCTTGGGCGTTCTGGCCATCATGGACACCCGCAACAAGCCTGTCCCCAAGGGCCTGGAGTCAGTGGCCGTGGCCCTGCTGGTGCTCTCCATCGAGGTCTCCATGGGCGCcaactgtggctgccccatgaACCCTGCACGGGATTTCGGACCCCGGCTCTTCACTTATGTGGCGGGTTGGGGTGCGGAGGTCTTCAG GAGGAGGGCAACCCCCAGGATGAGCAGAACTCCCTGGTCCTCGTCAGCGCCAGCATCCCCTCGGACACCAAGATGTCACCTGGGAAGAAGGACGAGGGGGTGATGCTGTCCCAGAAGAAGTGA
- the HAX1 gene encoding HCLS1-associated protein X-1 isoform X1 gives MEGPEPGGGLAARWQQGAGGPRAAPECEGHEGGGAEAGAAAGRGPGPGRAPRIRLPSRPRRLATPGGALRPSRGSRRFTAARPGRGGRSAMSFYDAFRGFFGFPGRRRPRDPLFGSSAWDEEEEEDDDDGPALAQPPQDFFGFGFGPGGSRGAFEELFRDVGELLGVFGGTWAGPPQTFEPALPGPGEGRPLRDSMLKHPDSPAPSVAPEGTGDPARPWRPFPGLEDAHPAPPDLKEDQDLDSQVSSAGLGTILRPHEPKSHSYFQSVSVTKVTLPDGAVEERRTVQDSQGRRETTVTRRRGDQAFITTTKEDGQSKDYREEVVNMDDRELAQFAGTWPRQDELRAPNLSDPSSALGSFFRRWFSSW, from the exons ATGGAGGGcccggagcccggcggcggccTGGCGGCCCGGTGGCAGCAGGGAGCGGGaggccccagggctgccccggaGTGTGAGGGGCACGAGGGTGGGGGGGccgaggcgggggcggcggcgggacgaggaccgggaccgggacgggcCCCGCGGATCCGCCTCCCTTCCAGGCCGCGGCGCCTCGCGACACCCGGCGGCGCTTTACGGCCGTCGCGCGGCTCCCGGCGCTTTACGGCAGCGCGACCTGGGCGCGGCGGGCGGAGCGCGATGAGCTTCTACGACGCGTTCCGCGGCTTCTTCGGGTTCCCGGGGCGGCGCAG GCCCCGGGACCCGCTCTTCGGCAGCTCGGCgtgggacgaggaggaggaggaggacgacgacGACGGCCCGGCCCTGGCGCAGCCCCCCCAGGACTTCTTCGGCTTCGGCTTCGGTCCCGGCGGGTCCCGCGGTGCCTTCGAGGAGCTGTTCCGGGACGTGGGCGAGCTTCTAGGCGTCTTCGGGGGGACTTGGGCCGGGCCCCCGCAGACCTtcg AgcccgccctgcccggccccggcgagGGGCGGCCCCTGCGGGACTCCATGCTGAAGCACCCAGACAGCCCCGCTCCCAGCGTGGCCCCAGAAGGCACCGGTGACCCGGCCCGGCCCTGGAGACCCTTCCCGGGG CTGGAAGACGCTCACCCGGCGCCTCCAGACCTCAAGGAAGACCAAG acctggactCCCAAGTCTCCTCTGCAGGGTTGGGGACCATCCTGAGACCCCATGAGCCCAAGTCCCACTCTTACTTCCAGAGCGTCTCTGTCACCAAAGTGACTCTCCCTGACGGG GCGGTGGAGGAGCGCCGGACCGTGCAGGACAGCCAGGGCCGCCGGGAGACAACGGTGACCCGCCGGAGGGGGGACCAGGCCTTCATCACCACCACCAAGGAGGACGGGCAGAGCAAGGACTACCGGGAGGAGGTGGTCAACATGGATGACC gggAGCTGGCGCAGTTCGCGGGCACGTGGCCACGGCAAGATGAGCTCCGCGCTCCCAACCTGAGCGACCCCTCATCCGCGCTGGGCAGCTTCTTCCGACGCTGGTTCTCAAGCTGGTAG